The following proteins are co-located in the Nisaea sediminum genome:
- a CDS encoding glycosyltransferase, which yields MRRRAFVNIINRTNEFTYFASQDIVNELSARRWSVVNGPFDSFVEYVYEDISAEDICFLMNNSAESLGLPKHFNALSWHQDNPFQIHHSRVLGNSERQFWLCADGDAIDDIPYWFGSTNTARHFPHWATDLGPMVADEDFVSRTFRKRPVELLFVGSIDLEKMKPSSERLNALQPPYRKFAAAVSERLRSGERKSLTQLAFDTERDLGIDISGSDKPALRRILCWIDNLYRAENRLRMFKALKGFDKLTVVSPQKELIERIIERPVTYSNLNPGFGTGLFTMCLAKMTFNHLPNYTNGVTERFFNAQNRGSAALTERNRFIENNFETGKEVLTFNPFDLTHLKEYIEDSLADVDALRDLAVAGMMKTRTEHKLKNRFDSLQGELI from the coding sequence TTGAGAAGAAGAGCGTTCGTCAACATTATCAATCGCACGAATGAATTTACCTATTTTGCATCGCAGGACATCGTAAACGAGCTGAGCGCGCGCCGGTGGAGCGTTGTCAACGGGCCATTCGACAGTTTTGTGGAGTATGTTTACGAGGACATTTCCGCTGAGGATATCTGTTTTCTGATGAACAACTCGGCGGAGTCCCTCGGTCTGCCAAAGCACTTCAACGCGCTGAGCTGGCATCAGGACAATCCGTTTCAGATCCATCACTCTCGCGTGCTGGGCAATTCGGAGAGGCAATTCTGGCTGTGCGCCGATGGCGATGCGATCGATGATATTCCCTACTGGTTCGGATCGACGAATACGGCGCGTCATTTTCCGCATTGGGCCACGGACCTCGGACCGATGGTTGCCGACGAGGATTTTGTTTCCCGGACATTCCGGAAGCGCCCGGTCGAGTTGCTCTTTGTCGGCAGCATCGACCTGGAGAAAATGAAGCCCTCCAGTGAGAGATTGAACGCGCTGCAGCCGCCCTATCGCAAGTTTGCCGCCGCCGTGTCGGAGCGCTTGCGAAGCGGGGAGCGGAAGTCCCTTACGCAATTGGCGTTCGATACGGAACGGGACCTCGGAATCGACATATCCGGTTCCGACAAGCCAGCATTGCGGCGGATCCTTTGCTGGATCGACAATCTTTATCGCGCCGAAAACCGGCTCCGTATGTTCAAGGCTCTGAAGGGGTTCGACAAACTGACCGTTGTCTCGCCGCAAAAGGAGCTGATCGAGAGGATCATCGAGCGGCCGGTTACATATTCCAACCTCAACCCGGGTTTCGGCACCGGGCTCTTTACGATGTGCCTTGCGAAAATGACGTTCAACCACCTTCCGAACTATACCAACGGAGTGACGGAGCGCTTTTTCAATGCCCAGAACCGGGGGAGTGCGGCTCTCACGGAGCGCAACCGGTTTATCGAGAACAATTTCGAGACTGGCAAAGAGGTTCTGACCTTCAATCCGTTCGATCTGACGCATCTCAAGGAATACATCGAGGATTCCCTGGCGGATGTGGACGCGCTGCGCGATCTGGCAGTGGCCGGAATGATGAAAACGCGTACCGAGCACAAGCTGAAGAACCGCTTCGACAGTCTCCAGGGTGAGCTTATCTGA
- a CDS encoding class I SAM-dependent DNA methyltransferase, translated as MAEDPGTEVDILHDAVGSGDWEAALPILQRKALDAAGDSLHWSNLATVQRAAGQDPSTALRRAITLDPDVPGYLNDLGAGESDPTPAPERLLVLDPLHIPAALMSALRALGNDRRKRGFRILRRLRISDPGNLDATFILGQFLDLAGRAGEAVRLYRATLCIAPEDPMGVRRDLARHGVAPVRQAYSSTYVKRVFDGYAKSFDAHLTGRLKYSGPETLRLLGLASGILSEKRKAACALDLGCGTGLTGAAIRPYCAEMTGIDISSEMLRVAEEKRIYHRLLAGDAVSVLEREDALYDVAIAADVSSYIGDLEPFFRAVSARLQPGGGLLMTAHEPTGADEDGIGIGLDGAHSHSLDYLQQAARAAGLTLLEARRGSMREEGGVPLATLFLAFAKPV; from the coding sequence ATGGCTGAGGATCCCGGGACCGAGGTGGATATCCTGCACGACGCCGTCGGCTCCGGCGACTGGGAAGCCGCGCTCCCGATCCTGCAGCGCAAGGCACTCGATGCGGCCGGCGACTCCCTGCACTGGTCGAACCTCGCCACCGTGCAGCGCGCGGCCGGTCAGGACCCCTCCACCGCCCTCAGGCGGGCCATCACGCTCGATCCAGATGTCCCGGGCTATCTCAACGATCTGGGTGCGGGCGAAAGCGACCCAACGCCGGCCCCGGAGCGCCTGCTTGTACTCGACCCGCTGCACATCCCGGCCGCGCTGATGAGCGCCCTCAGGGCCTTGGGCAACGACAGGCGGAAACGCGGGTTCCGGATCCTGCGGCGGCTCCGGATTTCGGACCCGGGGAATCTCGATGCGACCTTTATTCTCGGCCAGTTCCTCGATCTGGCCGGACGCGCCGGGGAAGCCGTCCGGCTTTACCGGGCAACCCTGTGCATCGCCCCGGAAGACCCGATGGGGGTGCGCCGAGATCTGGCGCGCCACGGCGTCGCGCCGGTGCGCCAGGCCTACAGCAGCACCTATGTCAAAAGGGTGTTCGACGGCTATGCGAAGAGTTTCGACGCTCACCTGACCGGGCGGCTCAAATACTCGGGCCCCGAGACGCTTCGGCTTCTCGGCCTTGCCTCCGGGATCCTCTCGGAAAAGCGCAAGGCCGCGTGTGCCCTCGATCTGGGCTGCGGAACCGGCCTTACCGGCGCCGCAATCCGCCCCTATTGCGCGGAAATGACCGGGATCGACATTTCTTCCGAGATGCTGCGCGTCGCCGAGGAGAAGAGGATCTATCATCGGCTCTTGGCGGGCGACGCCGTCTCAGTGCTGGAGCGGGAAGACGCGCTCTACGATGTCGCGATCGCAGCCGACGTCAGCTCTTACATCGGCGACCTGGAGCCGTTTTTCCGTGCCGTGAGCGCCAGGCTGCAGCCCGGCGGGGGACTTCTGATGACGGCGCATGAACCAACCGGAGCGGATGAAGACGGGATCGGCATCGGCCTCGACGGCGCCCACAGCCACAGCCTTGACTATCTCCAACAGGCCGCCCGGGCAGCGGGACTAACTCTTCTTGAAGCCCGTCGCGGCTCAATGCGCGAGGAGGGCGGAGTGCCCCTTGCCACCCTCTTCCTTGCATTCGCGAAACCCGTCTGA
- a CDS encoding acylneuraminate cytidylyltransferase family protein — protein sequence MSKSDRVLAILPARGGSKGLPGKNVKPIGGKPLIAHSVEHALASGACDRVLVTTDSEEIRDAAVAAGAWCPFLREGTLAEDLTPTEPVLKDALERAEALDGPFGIVVFLQPTDIFRKPEWIAECVTRLKADDSLETVFVANKTHKNFWSRNEAGEWERVFDWMAIYGPRQTRKPLFREDTGLASAIRADLIRAGKRTGMKVDILEIDDFASGIDIHDAFDLYMAEKALEYFAKQGGR from the coding sequence ATGAGCAAGTCTGACCGCGTCCTCGCCATCCTGCCCGCCCGCGGCGGCTCCAAGGGCCTGCCGGGCAAGAACGTGAAGCCGATCGGCGGCAAGCCGCTGATCGCCCATTCCGTCGAGCACGCGCTCGCCTCCGGGGCCTGCGACCGGGTGCTGGTAACCACCGACAGCGAGGAGATCCGGGACGCGGCCGTCGCCGCGGGCGCCTGGTGCCCGTTCCTGCGCGAGGGAACGCTCGCCGAGGACCTGACCCCGACCGAGCCGGTGCTGAAGGACGCGCTGGAGCGCGCCGAGGCGCTCGACGGCCCGTTCGGCATCGTCGTCTTCCTGCAGCCGACCGACATCTTCCGCAAGCCGGAATGGATCGCCGAATGCGTGACGCGGCTTAAGGCGGACGACAGCCTCGAGACCGTCTTCGTCGCCAACAAGACGCACAAGAATTTCTGGTCCCGCAACGAGGCCGGCGAATGGGAGCGGGTGTTCGACTGGATGGCGATCTACGGACCGCGCCAGACCCGCAAGCCCCTGTTCCGCGAGGATACAGGTCTCGCCTCCGCGATCCGCGCAGACCTGATCCGCGCCGGCAAGCGCACCGGCATGAAGGTCGACATCCTGGAGATCGACGATTTCGCCTCCGGCATCGACATCCACGACGCTTTCGACCTCTACATGGCGGAGAAGGCGCTGGAATATTTCGCGAAGCAGGGCGGGCGCTGA
- a CDS encoding glycosyltransferase family protein has protein sequence MSDTLIIIPVYSGASSTPRIVKPLDGTSSLARTIEAALEDLPDARIVLTADDNAVKAEAAPYADRITIHDRTAESYTDALVDVLDAFPADEIVVIEPTHPFRPRGLIRRTAENLAAREHLDSVVCVRQFDASLWRLDPDKTIQALGPGGDRRSSTYFQEVVGLALATRPELIREGRRLGDAVGFEVVDQFWALVDIRDDMSLAMAEMVADRFTEFRNSIA, from the coding sequence ATGAGTGACACGCTGATCATCATCCCGGTCTATTCCGGCGCGAGTTCCACGCCGCGGATCGTGAAACCGCTCGACGGCACCTCGAGCCTGGCGCGCACCATCGAGGCCGCGCTCGAGGATCTGCCGGACGCGCGCATCGTGCTGACCGCGGACGACAACGCGGTGAAGGCCGAGGCGGCACCCTATGCGGACCGCATCACCATCCACGACCGCACGGCCGAATCCTACACCGACGCCCTGGTCGACGTGCTCGACGCCTTCCCGGCGGACGAGATCGTGGTTATCGAGCCGACCCATCCCTTCCGCCCGCGCGGCCTGATCCGGCGCACGGCGGAGAACCTCGCCGCGCGCGAGCATCTCGACAGCGTGGTCTGCGTCCGCCAGTTCGACGCCAGCCTCTGGCGCCTCGATCCGGACAAGACGATCCAGGCCCTCGGCCCCGGCGGCGACCGCCGCAGCTCGACCTATTTCCAGGAGGTCGTCGGCCTCGCGCTCGCCACCCGTCCGGAGCTGATCCGCGAAGGCCGCCGGCTCGGCGACGCGGTCGGCTTCGAGGTGGTCGACCAGTTCTGGGCCCTTGTCGATATCCGCGACGACATGAGCCTCGCCATGGCCGAGATGGTCGCGGACCGTTTCACCGAGTTCAGGAATTCCATCGCATGA
- a CDS encoding glycosyltransferase family 2 protein, whose translation MISVVLRAKNEAAWIGRCLTALKHQRVKDIDVILVDNDSTDDTLPIAEAYGVNIKYISREEFSYGRALNIGIAAAKYDTVALISSHCVPVDELWADYLLAHLGPNGDPKLCGIYGRQEPLPDTSAVDRRDLWTTFRDERVRQRRDYFFHNANSGIRKSIWDEHPFDEEIRGVEDREWGKRMIALGHEILYEPGLRVYHHHGIHQGRDEGRAKRVAEVIDYIRTSAP comes from the coding sequence ATGATCAGCGTCGTGCTCCGGGCCAAGAACGAGGCCGCCTGGATCGGCCGCTGCCTGACCGCGCTGAAGCACCAGCGGGTGAAGGATATCGACGTCATCCTGGTCGACAACGACTCGACCGACGACACGCTGCCGATCGCCGAGGCCTACGGCGTGAACATCAAATATATCAGCCGCGAGGAGTTCTCCTACGGGCGGGCGCTGAATATCGGCATCGCGGCGGCGAAATACGACACGGTCGCGCTGATCTCCTCGCACTGCGTGCCAGTGGACGAGCTCTGGGCCGACTATTTGCTCGCCCATCTCGGGCCGAACGGCGATCCGAAGCTCTGCGGCATCTACGGCCGCCAGGAGCCGCTGCCGGATACCAGCGCGGTCGACCGCCGCGACCTCTGGACCACCTTCCGCGACGAGCGGGTGCGCCAGCGCCGGGACTACTTTTTCCACAACGCCAATTCGGGCATCCGCAAGTCGATCTGGGACGAGCATCCGTTCGACGAGGAGATCCGCGGCGTCGAGGACCGGGAATGGGGCAAGCGCATGATCGCGCTCGGCCACGAGATCCTCTACGAGCCGGGGCTCCGAGTCTATCACCATCACGGCATCCACCAGGGCCGCGACGAGGGCCGCGCCAAGCGCGTCGCCGAGGTCATCGACTATATCCGGACGAGTGCGCCATGA
- a CDS encoding SAF domain-containing protein: MKIRPLGEHEHPFEHGVILLGDHADTVEAEAWPIHLDAIRHEELEQVAGDFDIVIPADHLTKAPLLKAGTRAAYLVHDLDALERLRVLEEAGDLKGPILFAPTPVARLELHRLARPTLKAARPIPLGKVLEAADIAEEKGGPGICASLRETILGKKALYDLGEGAALDFGVVDEDDWRKS, translated from the coding sequence ATGAAGATCCGGCCTCTCGGCGAACACGAACATCCCTTCGAGCACGGCGTGATCCTGCTCGGCGACCATGCGGACACGGTGGAAGCAGAAGCCTGGCCGATCCATCTCGACGCCATCCGGCACGAGGAGCTGGAACAGGTCGCGGGCGATTTCGACATCGTCATTCCAGCCGACCACCTGACCAAGGCCCCGCTGCTGAAGGCGGGCACGCGGGCGGCCTATCTGGTGCACGATCTCGACGCGCTGGAGCGGCTCCGGGTGCTGGAGGAGGCGGGCGACCTCAAGGGCCCGATCCTCTTCGCGCCGACGCCGGTCGCGCGGCTTGAGCTGCACCGCCTCGCCCGGCCGACCCTGAAGGCGGCGCGGCCGATCCCGCTCGGCAAGGTGCTCGAGGCGGCCGATATCGCCGAGGAGAAGGGCGGGCCGGGTATCTGCGCCAGCCTCAGGGAAACGATCCTCGGCAAGAAGGCGCTCTACGATCTCGGCGAGGGCGCGGCCCTCGATTTCGGGGTCGTGGACGAGGACGATTGGAGGAAGTCATGA
- a CDS encoding shikimate dehydrogenase family protein has product MQDFLDNDPNITTSKYAAILGLTPSRGARSPLLWNAAFKAGGIDAAMVPMDVTPDHLAGLVAALKADRRYIGGAVAVPHKQAIAALLDRLEPEAERIGAVNTIYRDGDDLVGANTDGAGALSQIADALPDLASRKAVLIGLGGAGIAVAAYLAGAVKELVVANRTEAKAKEAAIRLGEKVSSVPLPLTAELLSECSLLVNCTTAGYQDGPTGTPLGDEADALLAALPSDALVYDIIYQPLETELLSRAAARGLKTRNGLGMNLDQAVIAFRLANPGALTIDRVRDAMRNAG; this is encoded by the coding sequence GTGCAGGACTTTCTCGACAACGACCCGAACATCACGACCTCGAAATACGCCGCGATCCTCGGGCTGACGCCGTCCAGGGGCGCGCGCTCGCCGCTGCTCTGGAACGCCGCCTTCAAGGCCGGCGGGATCGACGCGGCGATGGTGCCGATGGACGTGACGCCGGACCACCTCGCGGGGCTCGTCGCCGCGCTGAAGGCCGACAGGCGCTATATCGGCGGTGCGGTCGCGGTACCGCACAAGCAGGCGATCGCGGCCCTGCTCGACCGGCTGGAGCCGGAGGCCGAAAGGATCGGCGCGGTGAACACGATCTACCGTGACGGCGACGATCTCGTCGGCGCCAACACGGACGGCGCGGGCGCGCTCTCGCAGATCGCGGACGCGCTGCCGGATCTCGCCTCCCGCAAGGCGGTGCTGATCGGGCTCGGCGGCGCCGGGATCGCGGTCGCGGCCTATCTCGCCGGCGCGGTGAAGGAACTGGTCGTCGCCAACCGCACCGAAGCCAAGGCGAAGGAAGCGGCGATCCGGCTCGGCGAGAAAGTCTCCTCCGTACCCCTGCCGCTGACGGCGGAGTTGCTCTCGGAGTGCAGCCTGCTGGTGAACTGCACCACGGCGGGTTACCAGGACGGCCCGACCGGCACACCGCTCGGCGACGAGGCCGACGCGCTGCTGGCGGCGCTGCCGTCGGACGCGCTGGTCTATGACATCATCTACCAGCCGCTGGAAACCGAGCTGCTCTCCCGTGCTGCGGCGCGCGGGCTGAAGACGCGGAACGGGCTCGGCATGAATCTCGACCAGGCGGTGATCGCCTTCCGACTAGCCAACCCGGGCGCGCTGACCATCGACCGGGTCCGCGACGCCATGCGGAACGCGGGGTAA
- a CDS encoding pirin family protein has protein sequence MSIRAVKSESVARPTMEGAGVHLHRVFGFGDPTESDPFLMMDDFRNDDPAKYKAGFPWHPHRGIETITYVLAGEVEHGDSLGNHGVLGAGSVQWMTAGSGIMHQEMPRGNAAGQMHGFQLWANLPSSEKMTTPRYQDISGADIPEITDDDGTKVKIVTGEFWGKRGPVDGIAANPLYLDISVPPNTTKRLPVDTHMNAFAYVFAGAGRFRDASDPVGVLVEKEFQGEELNLRDMTGNRTLVRFDTGDEITVTAGPEGVRFLLVAGKPIKEPVAWHGPIVMNTREELMQAMRDLNEGTFIREGATGI, from the coding sequence ATGTCGATCCGTGCCGTGAAATCCGAGTCCGTTGCCCGTCCGACGATGGAAGGGGCGGGGGTGCATCTGCACCGGGTGTTCGGCTTCGGCGATCCGACCGAGTCGGACCCGTTCCTGATGATGGACGATTTCCGCAACGACGATCCGGCGAAGTACAAGGCCGGCTTCCCCTGGCATCCGCATCGCGGCATCGAGACCATCACCTATGTGCTGGCGGGCGAGGTCGAGCACGGGGATTCGCTCGGCAACCACGGCGTGCTCGGCGCGGGCTCGGTGCAGTGGATGACGGCGGGCTCCGGGATCATGCACCAGGAGATGCCGCGCGGGAACGCGGCCGGGCAGATGCACGGCTTCCAGCTCTGGGCCAACCTGCCCTCCTCGGAAAAGATGACGACGCCGCGCTACCAGGACATTTCCGGCGCCGATATTCCAGAGATCACCGACGACGACGGCACGAAGGTGAAGATCGTCACCGGCGAATTCTGGGGCAAGCGCGGCCCGGTCGACGGCATCGCGGCGAACCCGCTCTATCTCGACATCTCGGTGCCGCCGAACACGACGAAAAGGCTGCCGGTCGATACCCACATGAACGCCTTCGCCTATGTTTTCGCCGGCGCGGGCCGCTTCCGCGACGCCTCCGATCCGGTTGGTGTGCTGGTGGAGAAGGAGTTCCAGGGCGAGGAGCTGAACCTCCGCGACATGACCGGCAACCGGACGCTGGTGCGCTTCGATACGGGCGACGAGATCACCGTGACGGCCGGGCCGGAGGGCGTGCGCTTCCTGCTGGTCGCCGGCAAGCCGATCAAGGAGCCGGTCGCCTGGCACGGGCCGATCGTGATGAACACCCGCGAGGAGCTGATGCAGGCGATGCGGGACCTCAACGAGGGGACGTTCATCCGGGAAGGCGCGACGGGGATCTGA